The stretch of DNA CAATGACATGCGGTTGATGATAATTTGCAGTATAATATGGTTGACTAGGTGCTTCTACATTTGGTTGTTGAGACTCTGCAGTGTAACATGGATGACTAGTTGCTTCTGCATTTAGTTGTTGAGAATCTGTAGAAAAATATTGCTGAATGTGAGCTGTTGCATTTAACTGTTGTGAATCTGCAGTACAAGATGGGTGACTAGGTGCAGCAACAGTTTGTTTTAGAGGATCTGTAGGATAGTATTGATGACTGAGAGCTGTAGCATTTAGTTGTTGAGAATCTGCTGTATAATATGGGTGACATGAAGTTGTATTATCTAGTTGTTGAAAACCTCCCATATAATATGGGTAACTGGAAATATTGAAATTTTGTTGTTGAGAATCTGTAGTATGATATGGGTGACTAGGAGCCGCAATATTTGGTTTTTGAACGTCTGCAGTGTAATACTGGTGAATGGGAGCTGTGACATTTGGTTTTGCAGTATAATTCGGATAATAGGAAGCTGTAACATGTTGAGAATCTGCAGTATAATACTGGCCACTGGGAGCAGCAAATCCTGGATGTCCAATGGCTAAATGGACACGATCTGTGATAGGCATGCTCCCCTGCCACCTATGCTGTGAACTTTGGATGTTTTGAACATGACCTTGGTGAATTTTGGGCACATATGGATCTTCCCCAAAGGGTAGCTTTATTGAGTGCTTAACTTGCTGTTTCATTGCCAAGGGGTGAATGACATGTGGAGGGCCCATATTTGGCAAAGGTGAGCAAATATTTGCCAATGGATTGGGCACAGGTGATGAAGATGATTCAGAAAGAGGACGAAACAATGATAATAGATTACTGACCTGTTCCACAGAAAGTTGTCAGTTACTGAACAACTCAAGCGATTAAGATGTATCTTAGTTTTTCATCACAAAAAGATAATGTAATTGCTTACTTGCTGTTCATCAAGTTCTTGTTCAAACTTGATGCCCTTGTAGTTATCTTTTATCGCACGTTTGAAAGCTGTCTCATGTAATGGAAGACATCCCTTATAAATTCTAAATTGTACCTAGACATGACAGCAACCAATCACAACTGTTGTTAATTCTTGTTTTCCATTCTCCAAAGCTAACTATGCTAGAAACGTGACAGATCAATATACTTAActagagagaaaaagaaataaaaaatcaggAACTACATGACTACATAAATTATGATAAACTTTCAAAGGATTAAGCAACAAATTACTGAATTTTTTTGGGCAAAATTATGAATCAGAGAATCTAGATTTTTTTTGGCTTGAGGCTCTTACCATCCTCACTCAACATGGcatctataatacaaaaatcacAGCGGaacaaatgtacattattcccaaaaataaaataaaaatgcatgaGGGATAATGCTATGAATAGCCACCTCTTCATACAGGCACACACAGCAAGTGTAAG from Ipomoea triloba cultivar NCNSP0323 chromosome 7, ASM357664v1 encodes:
- the LOC116025145 gene encoding uncharacterized protein LOC116025145, with product MKMNNSVVSAFATAPATDEVEEKKASNRISGFIFLCNGRTKPECYRYRVFGLPLSKTAIVEKIKTGTKLFLFDFESKHLYGVYEATSNGRVGVEPLAFGGKFPAQVQFRIYKGCLPLHETAFKRAIKDNYKGIKFEQELDEQQVSNLLSLFRPLSESSSSPVPNPLANICSPLPNMGPPHVIHPLAMKQQVKHSIKLPFGEDPYVPKIHQGHVQNIQSSQHRWQGSMPITDRVHLAIGHPGFAAPSGQYYTADSQHVTASYYPNYTAKPNVTAPIHQYYTADVQKPNIAAPSHPYHTTDSQQQNFNISSYPYYMGGFQQLDNTTSCHPYYTADSQQLNATALSHQYYPTDPLKQTVAAPSHPSCTADSQQLNATAHIQQYFSTDSQQLNAEATSHPCYTAESQQPNVEAPSQPYYTANYHQPHVIDGAAQLRQDTYFGSMQVADPQDQLMGSQYYPQLPQQMHQPSAVAYNSYSMPSAPYGSLVTQPEAPQATGHNLNAPT